One segment of Mesoplodon densirostris isolate mMesDen1 chromosome 6, mMesDen1 primary haplotype, whole genome shotgun sequence DNA contains the following:
- the LOC132492596 gene encoding serine/arginine repetitive matrix protein 1-like, giving the protein MVRATAAPEARPNLAVAAEVRLAVPWPRTTSAARRGAAAKGAGARGASDSQERRGDLSPSSLRNRQRLRTQHPRPRAPPRCRLSPPPVPRAGRNPPDGRAVCSEPAPLERCHTWRSQVYSTENAPRRWERKLQERYTPSAAFSVEPKPQDIHPTTRTWVARAGPSARSKRHFSPSPLTASEPLLLPVRTVPAFSRSVTISQNPITSQSKPPPIGQWGG; this is encoded by the coding sequence ATGGTGCGGGCGACAGCAGCCCCGGAGGCGCGGCCAAACTTGGCGGTGGCTGCGGAGGTTCGGCTCGCCGTGCCCTGGCCTCGGACGACGAgcgcggcgcggcgcggcgcAGCGGCCAAgggggcgggggcgcggggcGCTTCCGACTCGCAGGAGCGCCGAGGCGACCTCAGCCCCTCATCTTTACGTAACCGGCAGCGCCTCCGCACGCAGCATCCACGGCCCCGGGCTCCGCCGCGCTGCCGCCTCTCGCCGCCTCCGGTGCCCAGAGCCGGGCGCAATCCGCCCGACGGGCGCGCAGTCTGCTCCGAGCCGGCTCCCCTGGAAAGATGCCACACGTGGCGGTCGCAAGTTTATTCGACCGAAAACGCCCCGAGGCGCTGGGAAAGGAAACTGCAAGAGAGGTACACGCCCTCGGCTGCCTTTTCAGTCGAGCCAAAGCCCCAGGACATTCACCCAACCACCCGGACGTGGGTGGCAAGGGCCGGACCAAGCGCCAGGTCTAAGAGACACTTTTCCCCCAGTCCACTGACGGCTTCTGAGCCCCTGCTCTTGCCGGTCCGCACCGTTCCGGCATTCTCTCGCTCAGTAACAATTTCGCAGAATCCCATCACGTCACAATCCAAACCCCCTCCAATTGGCCAGTGGGGAGGGTGA